From one Perca flavescens isolate YP-PL-M2 chromosome 19, PFLA_1.0, whole genome shotgun sequence genomic stretch:
- the LOC114545336 gene encoding uncharacterized protein LOC114545336 produces the protein MEGELSLCKYVGNVLLTEHRNLFSRKFRPNLLVLVHALGEEFVVIATPGKHLQTHMNREKMICSILLLIILTSCVSGTLVVNVTQTSYQADENHHITLEWTFTTNPDTSSNSLYIYCVLLTDLTPSVLFYLHEGVEAPEFQHEQFAGRVQWDKDVLREGRLRLHVSRLRTEDSGLYLCDVLTDYGSNSGRCWLNVTAARDRPEPETPNTTSPPNTTSPPQPESRGRIGLYCGLAAALLALFLVFSLCFTKSTDNKKITYSLQMSSSSEKRAIRTNGTQSGGPSLNESSEHKVIVIKTKSDS, from the exons ATGGAAGGAGag CTCAGTCTGTGTAAGTATGTTGGGAATGTGTTGCTGACTGAACACAGAAACTTGTTCAGCAGGAAGTTTCGTCCTAACTTGCTCGTCCTCGTACATGCACTTGGGGAGGAGTTTGTGGTTATAGCTACACCTGGTAAACacctacaaacacacatgaacaG GGAGAAGATGATCTGCAGCATCCTGCTGCTCATCATCCTGACctcctgtgtctctg GAACATTAGTAGTGAATGTGACCCAGACCTCCTATCAGGCAGATGAGAACCACCACATCACACTGGAGTGGACCTTCACAACCAACCCTGACACTTCCTCCAACTCTCTTTATATCTACTGTGTACTGTTAACTGATCTCACACCTTCAGTCCTGTTTTATCTCCATGAAGGAGTTGAGGCTCCAGAGTTTCAACATGAACAGTTTGCAGGACGAGTCCAGTGGGACAAAGACGTCCTCAGAGAAGGACGACTCAGACTTCATGTGTCCAGACTCAGGACTGAAGACTCGG GACTGTACCTGTGTGATGTGCTCACAGATTATGGGAGTAACTCTGGTAGATGTTGGCTCAATGTCACTG CAGCGAGGGATCGGCCTGAACCTgagacaccaaacacaacaagtccaccaaacacaacaagtcCACCACAACCAGAGAGTCGGGGAAGGATCGGTCTCTACTGTGGACTGGCAGCAGCTCTGCTGGCTCTCTTCTTAGTCTTCAGTCTTTGTTTTACCAAGTCTAcggataataaaaaaatcacctACAGTTTACAGATGTCGAGTTCATCAGAGAAACGAGCCATCAGAACTAACGGGACTCAGTCTGGAGGACCCTCTTTAAATGAGTCATCAGAGCATAAAGTTATAGTTATAAAAACTAAATCAGACTCCTAG